Proteins from a single region of Pyrus communis chromosome 6, drPyrComm1.1, whole genome shotgun sequence:
- the LOC137738177 gene encoding kinesin-like protein KIN-10A, producing MAPTPSSSKLNHCHTTQFKTPLSKHRLQFPKAHPSPTPNSAVKDPPAEHPVEVLARIRDHPDRKEQPASVLQINPQRQSIRVRADFGYRDFTLDGVSLSEEDDLGTFYRKFVQSRIDSVKLGEKCTIMMYGPTGSGKSHTMFGCCKQPGIVYRSLKDILGDGEDDGGTAVGSFVQVTVLEIYNEEIYDLLSSNGGGGFGFGWPKSNGSNSKVRLEVMGKKAKNATYISGNEAGKISKEIQKVEKRRIVKSTLCNDRSSRSHCMIILDVPTVGGRLMLVDMAGSENIEQAGQIGFEAKMQTAKINQGNIALKRVVESIANGDSHVPFRDSKLTMLLQDSFEDDKTKILMVLCASPDPKEIHKTISTLEYGAKAKCIVRGPHTPLKDKTGTEDASAVILGSRIAAMDEFILKLQRENKLKEKERNEAHKELMKKEEEVAALRSKLELTEGKRSGAKEEEINLKVNEVAQTLKYELEKKLAECQRMANEFVELERRRMEERILQQQQEVEMLRKRLEEIELELCRSSDGNGKESGSKEPDGTQFAKRLLGIYASDDAGGMVKSMDLDMDDQEPFAREIKYVGVVPGVASQSDSNIVNAAHTDSFEPKYADRVCLSTVFEEEEMEEEEGANENVEAEEVEKEVIEEKRVCVVDGSSFRSNYKVGYLTSLPQEYQDTPTVHRQSRNPEEEDSNGKPDDRLVRIRNIFTLCGNYRELSQHIPSQAPTVASVKSENEQKLVEPEINKSRVCDERALASKENCDPSNEGIDSDITEVYVKWEGSKENPGKFITTLKVVKDATLADLRKLIEIYLGADNQAFAFLMLGDPSGASVAKEKEAATQATKLPLCDNQSNGYLACLRPLKGMQSPSQLLPLSPLPLKSLENQLPLTPTSCFSVQGGDCTTPQVAPNLGSTPYITVRKHK from the exons TTTCCGAAAGCCCACCCATCTCCGACCCCTAACTCAGCAGTAAAAGACCCGCCGGCGGAGCACCCGGTCGAAGTCCTAGCCCGAATCCGAGACCACCCAGATCGAAAAGAACAACCCGCATCGGTTCTCCAGATCAATCCTCAGAGGCAGAGTATTCGGGTACGGGCCGATTTTGGATACCGGGATTTCACGCTCGATGGGGTTTCTTTGTCTGAAGAAGACGACTTGGGGACGTTTTACAGAAAATTTGTCCAGTCCAGGATTGACAGCGTGAAATTGGGGGAAAAATGTACGATCATGATGTACGGACCCACTGGTTCAGGGAAGAGCCACACCATGTTCGGGTGTTGCAAGCAACCTGGGATTGTTTACAGGTCGCTGAAAGATATTCTTGGGGACGGAGAAGACGATGGTGGTACGGCGGTTGGGTCGTTTGTGCAGGTCACTGTTTTGGAGATTTACAATGAGGAGATTTATGATTTGTTGTCGAGCAATGGCGGCGGAGGATTCGGGTTTGGATGGCCAAAGAGCAATGGCTCCAATTCTAAG GTTAGGCTTGAAGTGATGGGAAAGAAGGCAAAGAATGCAACCTACATTTCTGGAAATGAAGctgggaaaatttcaaaagaGATTCAGAAAGTGGAAAAGAGAAGGATTGTTAAGAGCACCCTTTGCAATGATAGAAGTTCTCGAAGCCATTGCATG ATAATCCTTGATGTGCCAACAGTGGGAGGCCGCTTGATGCTTGTGGACATGGCTGGATCTGAAAATATCGAGCAAGCAGGCCAAATTGGGTTCGAGGCAAAAATGCAG ACTGCAAAGATCAACCAAGGAAACATAGCTTTGAAAAGGGTAGTTGAATCCATTGCCAATGGCGATTCTCATGTGCCCTTCAGGGACAGCAAACTGACCATGCTTCTACAG GATTCTTTTGAGGACGACAAGACAAAAATTTTAATGGTCCTGTGTGCAAGTCCAGACCCAAAGGAGATACACAAGACAATCTCCACCCTTGAATATGGTGCAAAAGCAAAATGTATTGTCCGCGGCCCTCATACGCCACTCAAGGACAAAACTGGGACTGAAGATGCATCTGCAGTTATTTTAGGATCAAGGATTGCTGCCATGGATGAATTTATCCTTAAACTGCAAAGGGAGAATAAGCTCAAAGAGAAAGAGCGGAATGAAGCACACAAGGAGCTaatgaagaaagaagaggaGGTTGCTGCTTTGAGATCTAAACTTGAGCTTACAGAAGGGAAGAGATCTGGggcaaaggaggaagaaatCAACTTGAAGGTGAATGAAGTGGCCCAGACTCTGAAATATGAGTTGGAAAAGAAATTGGCTGAATGCCAGAGAATGGCTAATGAGTTTGTTGAACTAGAGAGAAGGAGAATGGAAGAAAGGATTTTGCAACAGCAGCAGGAAGTTGAGATGCTGAGAAAGCGGTTGGAGGAAATTGAGCTTGAACTGTGCCGCTCAAGTGATGGAAATGGTAAGGAGAGCGGGTCAAAGGAGCCTGATGGAACGCAGTTTGCCAAAAGGTTGTTAGGAATCTATGCCAGTGATGATGCAGGAGGAATGGTAAAGTCAATGGATTTAGACATGGATGATCAAGAACCGTTTGCTCGGGAGATCAAATATGTAGGAGTGGTACCTGGGGTTGCTTCTCAATCTGACAGCAATATTGTAAATGCTGCACACACTGATTCTTTTGAACCAAAATATGCTGACAGGGTATGCCTGAGCACtgtttttgaggaagaagaaatggaagaagaggaaggagctAATGAAAATGTGGAGGCTGAAGAGGTTGAGAAAGAAGTTATAGAGGAAAAGAGAGTGTGTGTGGTTGATGGATCTAGCTTCAGGAGTAATTATAAAGTGGGCTACCTGACATCTTTACCTCAGGAATATCAAGATACACCAACTGTGCATCGGCAAAGCAGAAATCCAGAGGAAGAAGATAGCAATGGAAAACCAGATGATAGGCTTGTCAGAATCCGCAACATATTTACACTCTGTGGAAACTACAGAGAGCTATCTCAGCATATCCCAAGTCAAGCACCTACTGTTGCATCAGTTAaatcagaaaatgagcaaaaattGGTGGAACCAGAGATAAACAAAAGCCGAGTGTGTGATGAGAGAGCATTGGCTTCCAAAGAAAACTGCGACCCTTCAAATGAGGGCATTGATTCGGATATAACTGAAGTGTATGTGAAATGGGAGGGCTCAAAAGAAAATCCAGGGAAGTTTATTACAACACTGAAGGTTGTAAAAGACGCAACCCTTGCTGACCTGCGAAAGTTGATTGAAATCTATCTCGGGGCAGACAATCAAGCATTCGCTTTTCTCATGCTTGGG GACCCGAGTGGAGCTTCAGTAGCGAAGGAGAAGGAAGCAGCAACTCAGGCAACAAAGCTGCCCCTATGCGACAATCAATCAAATGGGTACCTGGCTTGCCTGAGACCACTGAAGGGAATGCAAAGCCCAAGTCAGCTTCTCCCATTAAGTCCTCTTCCATTGAAATCACTGGAAAACCAACTGCCACTCACTCCAACTTCCTGCTTCTCAGTCCAAGGTGGTGATTGTACGACACCCCAAGTAGCACCGAACTTAGGTTCTACTCCTTATATCACTGTCAGAAAACATAAGTAG